One genomic segment of Coffea arabica cultivar ET-39 chromosome 6e, Coffea Arabica ET-39 HiFi, whole genome shotgun sequence includes these proteins:
- the LOC140009856 gene encoding uncharacterized protein has protein sequence MEFLEDYDGTINYHPGKANVVADALSRKAQVTGLMIKEWDLLESVCEWKPCLGKHKVTFGNVRVTSTLLERITEAQKEDVMVRKSEEKVKKGELADFNLSPEGILKYRNRVVVPKDEMLKKEILEEAHRSKYTIHPCSSRMYQDLK, from the coding sequence atggagtttctggaggattacgacgGCACCATTAACTACCATCCGGGGAAAGCCAACGTGGTGGCGGATGCCTTAAGCCGAAAGGCTCAGGTAACGgggttaatgattaaggagtgggatctATTAGAATCggtttgtgagtggaaaccctgccttgggaAGCATAAGGTGACTTTTGGTAATGTGAGGGTAACGTCTACCCTACTGGAGCGAATTACAGAAGCTCAGAAGGAAGATGTTATGGTGCGGAAGTCggaagagaaagtgaaaaaaggGGAATTGGCCGACTTCAACCTCAGTCCAGAAGGTATTTTGAAATATCGAAACCGAGTGGTGGTGCCCAAAGATGAAATGTTAAAGAAGGAGATCttagaggaagctcatcggtctaAGTATACGATCCATCCATGTAGTAGCAGGATGTATCAGGATCTAAAATGA